A genomic region of Thermodesulfovibrio aggregans contains the following coding sequences:
- the mreC gene encoding rod shape-determining protein MreC yields MIKKTTILIVIGICLVCFFLISYQSKRAISFNKFDVSPLISPLQYLKNFFVELYSFREENKKLKQQLYQMILEQKSYYELIQENRKLKELLNLKEKKKEVVTIAKVIRTGSNRFLKTLWIDKGSEDGIKTDMPAITLNGLAGKVISTSPHFSEILLLTDTNFSVAVRVERTRSEGIVSGTGTNMCILKYIPVEEDIMVGDRLITSGTDGIFPEGIKVGVVKKIEKKKGFFQNIDVVPYQSDLTIEEVAIIKSLI; encoded by the coding sequence ATGATAAAAAAAACAACTATTTTAATAGTAATTGGTATATGTTTAGTCTGCTTTTTTTTGATAAGTTATCAATCAAAAAGAGCTATAAGCTTTAATAAATTTGATGTTTCGCCCTTAATATCACCTTTACAGTATTTAAAAAACTTTTTTGTTGAACTTTACTCTTTTAGAGAAGAAAATAAGAAATTAAAACAACAGTTGTATCAAATGATTTTGGAACAGAAATCTTACTATGAACTTATACAGGAAAACAGGAAACTAAAAGAGCTGTTAAACTTAAAAGAAAAAAAGAAAGAAGTTGTAACAATAGCAAAAGTAATTCGTACAGGCTCAAATAGATTTTTAAAAACTCTATGGATAGATAAAGGAAGTGAAGATGGAATTAAAACAGATATGCCAGCAATAACACTCAACGGATTAGCAGGTAAGGTTATTTCTACATCTCCTCACTTTTCAGAAATACTCTTACTAACTGATACTAATTTTTCAGTAGCTGTGAGAGTGGAAAGGACTCGTTCAGAAGGTATAGTAAGTGGCACAGGAACAAATATGTGTATTCTTAAATATATTCCTGTAGAAGAAGACATAATGGTTGGAGACAGATTAATTACCTCTGGAACAGACGGTATTTTCCCTGAAGGAATTAAGGTTGGAGTTGTAAAAAAAATAGAAAAGAAAAAGGGATTTTTTCAGAATATAGATGTTGTACCCTACCAATCAGACTTAACAATTGAAGAAGTCGCTATAATTAAAAGCCTGATATGA
- a CDS encoding rod shape-determining protein — protein MFIQKLAGKFSNDLAIDLGTANTLVYVKGKGIVCDEPSVVVMRRDNKKVIAVGTEAKEMMGKTPANIITIKPLKDGVIADFDATGEMLKYFITKAHNRKCFISPRIIIGVPSGITQVEQRAVKDAAIASGAREVYLIEEPMAAAIGVGLPVGEPSGNMIVDIGGGTTDVAVISLDGIVCSKAVKVGGDKMDEAIIAYIKRKYNLMIGERTAELIKINIGSAYPMNSNKTMEIKGRDLITGIPKAITITEEEIREALQEPITIILETIKVTLENTPPELASDIADKGIVLAGGGALLKGLDILIREHTGVPVVIPDDPLRAVVKGCGAMLDKLDLLSRVSLNVNL, from the coding sequence GTGTTTATTCAAAAATTAGCAGGAAAATTTTCCAATGATCTGGCAATTGATCTTGGAACAGCAAATACTCTGGTTTATGTAAAAGGCAAGGGGATTGTATGCGATGAACCATCAGTTGTTGTAATGAGAAGAGATAATAAGAAAGTTATTGCTGTTGGAACAGAAGCAAAAGAAATGATGGGGAAAACTCCAGCCAACATTATTACTATAAAACCCCTTAAAGATGGTGTTATAGCAGACTTTGATGCTACAGGAGAAATGCTCAAGTATTTTATTACAAAAGCTCATAATAGAAAATGTTTTATCTCTCCGAGAATTATAATTGGAGTACCATCAGGTATAACTCAGGTTGAACAAAGAGCTGTTAAAGATGCTGCAATTGCTTCAGGTGCAAGAGAAGTTTATCTTATAGAAGAACCAATGGCTGCAGCAATCGGGGTTGGACTTCCTGTTGGCGAGCCTTCAGGTAATATGATTGTTGACATTGGTGGAGGAACCACAGATGTTGCTGTAATTTCTCTTGATGGTATTGTATGTTCAAAAGCAGTAAAAGTTGGTGGAGATAAAATGGATGAAGCAATAATAGCTTATATCAAAAGAAAGTATAACCTGATGATAGGAGAAAGAACTGCTGAACTGATAAAGATAAATATCGGCAGTGCTTATCCTATGAATTCAAATAAAACTATGGAGATTAAAGGAAGAGACTTGATAACAGGAATTCCAAAAGCAATAACTATCACTGAAGAAGAAATACGAGAAGCTTTACAGGAACCTATTACAATTATTCTGGAAACAATTAAAGTTACCCTAGAAAATACACCGCCTGAACTTGCCTCTGATATAGCAGACAAAGGAATAGTTTTAGCAGGTGGAGGAGCTCTATTGAAAGGTTTAGATATTCTTATAAGAGAACATACTGGTGTTCCTGTAGTGATTCCTGATGATCCCCTTAGAGCAGTTGTAAAAGGATGTGGCGCAATGCTTGACAAACTTGATCTTCTCAGTAGAGTTTCTCTTAATGTTAATTTATGA
- a CDS encoding RDD family protein, with the protein MVNTQPNYSNIFFRSISKLIDILIVVVFWKFLHEGGLFIGIFYLLISDGLFKGCSIGKKLLRLKVINIERNVNADFRDSILRNLPLAFSTLFLLIPILGWIVCIAFFAFEFILMIGDPDGKRLGDHLANTSVIEE; encoded by the coding sequence ATGGTTAATACTCAACCAAACTACAGCAATATTTTCTTTAGATCAATATCTAAATTAATTGATATCTTAATTGTTGTAGTATTTTGGAAATTTCTTCATGAAGGAGGACTTTTTATAGGAATTTTTTATCTATTAATTAGTGACGGTTTGTTTAAGGGATGTAGTATTGGAAAAAAACTTTTAAGACTAAAAGTTATCAATATAGAAAGAAATGTTAATGCAGACTTTAGAGATTCTATCCTCAGAAATTTACCTTTAGCGTTTTCAACACTTTTTTTATTGATACCCATTCTTGGCTGGATAGTCTGTATTGCATTTTTTGCTTTTGAATTCATACTTATGATAGGAGATCCAGATGGCAAAAGATTAGGCGATCATCTGGCTAACACTTCGGTCATAGAAGAATAA
- the ftsY gene encoding signal recognition particle-docking protein FtsY, whose product MGLFDKLKEKLVKTKKSIVEKIEAVIPTGGKIDESTIEEIEEILISSDVGVKATDEIVSILRKKVKEGNVKNFTDVKIILKEELVNLLKNNNFLNLKSKPSVILVVGVNGVGKTTTIGKLGHKFIQEGKSVVFAAADTFRAAAIEQLEIWAKRVGADIIKHKSGADPAAVAFDAVEHAKAKNKDIVIIDTAGRLHTKQPLMEELGKINRVIKKSIPDAPHETLLILDATTGQNAIRQASLFNEIIGLTGVVVTKLDGTAKGGVIFGIKKEIGIPVKLIGIGEDIDDLKKFNPHEFVEALFD is encoded by the coding sequence ATGGGTTTATTCGATAAACTCAAAGAAAAATTAGTAAAAACAAAGAAAAGTATTGTTGAAAAGATAGAAGCAGTAATCCCCACAGGTGGGAAAATAGATGAATCAACCATAGAAGAAATTGAAGAAATTCTTATTTCTTCAGATGTGGGAGTTAAGGCAACAGATGAAATTGTAAGTATATTGAGAAAAAAAGTTAAAGAAGGTAATGTTAAAAATTTTACTGATGTTAAAATTATTCTTAAGGAAGAGCTTGTAAATCTTCTAAAAAACAATAATTTTCTGAATTTAAAGAGTAAGCCATCAGTCATTCTTGTTGTAGGAGTAAACGGGGTTGGAAAAACAACGACAATAGGAAAACTCGGTCATAAATTTATTCAGGAAGGTAAAAGTGTTGTTTTTGCAGCTGCAGATACATTTAGAGCTGCAGCTATAGAACAGCTTGAAATATGGGCAAAAAGAGTAGGAGCAGATATTATTAAACATAAAAGTGGAGCTGATCCTGCTGCTGTTGCTTTTGATGCAGTTGAGCATGCTAAAGCAAAAAATAAAGACATAGTAATCATAGATACAGCAGGGAGATTACATACAAAACAACCATTAATGGAAGAATTAGGAAAAATAAACAGAGTTATAAAAAAATCAATTCCAGATGCACCGCATGAGACTTTACTGATACTGGATGCTACTACCGGACAAAATGCAATAAGGCAGGCTTCTCTTTTTAATGAAATTATAGGTTTAACAGGCGTTGTTGTTACAAAGCTTGATGGAACAGCAAAAGGGGGCGTTATTTTTGGAATTAAAAAGGAGATAGGTATTCCTGTTAAGTTAATCGGTATAGGCGAAGATATTGATGACCTGAAAAAATTTAATCCACACGAATTTGTAGAAGCTTTGTTTGATTAA
- a CDS encoding XTP/dITP diphosphatase, translated as MEKIVIASRNKKKIEEIKRIIEGLNIELLSVDNFPNLEEVVEDGLTFEENALKKARYVSSHTGLPALADDSGLEVNALGGAPGVRSARYAGENATDEDNIRKLLEELEGIPLERRNARFVCCIALVFPDGKEYLFWGYVRGKIAETARGIHGFGYDPVFIPEGFQKTFAEMPSHEKDKISHRKEALDKLRDFLVKCAPIL; from the coding sequence ATGGAAAAGATTGTAATTGCCTCAAGAAATAAGAAAAAGATAGAGGAAATAAAAAGAATTATTGAAGGACTAAATATTGAACTGCTCTCTGTTGATAATTTCCCTAATCTTGAAGAAGTTGTGGAAGATGGTTTGACTTTTGAGGAAAATGCTTTGAAAAAGGCAAGATATGTATCTAGCCATACAGGACTACCTGCTTTGGCAGACGATTCAGGATTGGAGGTTAATGCATTAGGTGGAGCTCCAGGTGTAAGATCAGCAAGATATGCAGGAGAGAATGCTACTGATGAAGATAATATAAGAAAACTTTTGGAAGAATTAGAAGGAATTCCTTTAGAAAGACGAAATGCGAGATTTGTATGCTGCATAGCTTTAGTTTTTCCAGATGGCAAAGAATATTTGTTCTGGGGTTATGTAAGAGGTAAAATTGCAGAAACTGCAAGAGGAATTCATGGTTTTGGATATGATCCTGTATTTATACCTGAAGGATTTCAGAAGACTTTTGCTGAGATGCCATCTCATGAAAAGGATAAGATAAGTCACAGAAAAGAAGCTCTTGACAAATTAAGAGATTTTTTGGTAAAATGTGCGCCAATTTTATAA
- a CDS encoding adenylate kinase, with protein MRLVFLGAPGAGKGTQAKRLVEKYGIPQISTGDLLRAAVAAGTPLGKEAKAYMDRGELVPDSVVLGMVKERLSQDDCKKGFILDGFPRNVAQAEALDKMLAEMNMPLDLALNLDVPFDDLMKRLTGRRTCKSCGQMYNIYYSPSKVEGKCDKCGGELFQRDDDKEETIRKRLEVYKAQTEPLIDYYSKKGILKSVAGTGSIDEIFNNICAILEKK; from the coding sequence GTGAGATTAGTATTTTTAGGTGCTCCAGGAGCAGGAAAAGGCACCCAGGCAAAAAGGCTTGTAGAAAAGTATGGTATCCCCCAGATATCCACTGGCGATCTTCTAAGGGCAGCTGTTGCTGCAGGAACTCCACTTGGTAAAGAAGCAAAAGCATATATGGACAGAGGAGAACTTGTCCCTGATAGTGTTGTCTTAGGAATGGTTAAAGAGAGACTTTCTCAGGATGATTGTAAAAAAGGGTTTATTCTTGATGGTTTCCCAAGAAACGTTGCTCAGGCAGAAGCCCTTGATAAAATGCTTGCTGAGATGAATATGCCTTTGGACCTTGCATTAAATCTGGATGTCCCTTTTGATGACTTGATGAAAAGACTCACAGGAAGAAGGACCTGCAAGTCCTGTGGACAGATGTACAATATTTATTACTCTCCCTCTAAGGTAGAAGGTAAATGTGATAAATGCGGTGGGGAACTTTTCCAGAGAGATGATGACAAAGAAGAAACTATCAGAAAGAGGCTTGAGGTGTATAAAGCTCAGACTGAGCCATTGATTGATTACTATTCTAAAAAAGGAATTTTAAAGAGTGTAGCTGGCACAGGTAGTATAGATGAAATATTTAACAATATCTGTGCAATCTTAGAAAAAAAGTAA
- the sat gene encoding sulfate adenylyltransferase — protein MPEVRIKTLPPPHGGKLVDRVVRDPEMARKLMQKCSAVYDIKPTLFKGNPVRNVYREIMSVCYGFFSPVEGSMTKAELESVLEKRRLLSGWVFPYPILFDISEDDLKQLRQKYGDIGPGDWLLLRLKGEPFAILEIEEIYEIVPGDVAVRTFGTPEKNPEVVKVPFDQKHTGYNIYCSLNPIILAGKYTIINEPKFRPPFDRFWYPPKRSREEFEKRGWTTVIAHQTRNVPHTGHEALMKNAAYIGDIKPCDGIVVNAIVGAKRIGDFPDEAIVEGHEMIHLAGYIKPERHLVTFTLWDMRYGNPIESLIHAVIRQNMGISFHMFGRDHAALGEYYDIYATQILWSKGIPSFGFDAPPYEVDGGFYIRPQNIAEFWYCPKCKEFAYSENCTHKGIYSRYSGSFIRGLINEGVMPPPEIYRPEVYKVVVKWWQKFGYPFNNEKYLKEREERLEVDLSHMELPAHLKK, from the coding sequence ATGCCAGAAGTAAGAATTAAAACTCTACCCCCACCTCATGGTGGAAAACTCGTTGACAGGGTTGTACGTGACCCTGAGATGGCAAGAAAGCTGATGCAGAAATGCTCAGCAGTTTATGACATTAAACCAACACTTTTCAAAGGTAATCCTGTAAGAAATGTTTACAGAGAGATTATGTCCGTATGTTACGGTTTCTTCAGTCCAGTTGAAGGTTCAATGACAAAGGCAGAACTTGAGAGTGTTCTTGAAAAAAGAAGACTTCTGAGTGGCTGGGTTTTCCCATATCCAATCCTTTTTGATATTTCAGAAGATGATTTAAAGCAACTCCGTCAAAAATATGGAGATATCGGACCTGGTGATTGGCTCCTTTTAAGATTAAAGGGTGAGCCTTTTGCAATTCTTGAGATTGAAGAAATCTATGAAATTGTTCCTGGCGATGTAGCAGTTAGAACCTTTGGTACTCCAGAGAAAAACCCAGAGGTTGTAAAGGTTCCATTTGACCAGAAACACACTGGATACAATATTTACTGTTCATTGAATCCAATCATTCTTGCAGGAAAATATACAATTATCAATGAGCCTAAATTTAGACCACCTTTTGACAGATTCTGGTATCCACCAAAGAGATCAAGAGAGGAGTTTGAAAAGAGAGGATGGACAACAGTTATTGCCCATCAGACAAGAAATGTTCCTCACACAGGACATGAAGCATTGATGAAGAATGCAGCATATATTGGTGATATTAAACCATGCGATGGTATTGTCGTTAATGCAATAGTTGGTGCAAAGAGAATCGGTGACTTCCCAGATGAAGCAATAGTTGAAGGACATGAGATGATTCATCTTGCTGGCTACATTAAGCCAGAGCGTCATCTTGTAACCTTCACACTCTGGGATATGAGATATGGAAACCCGATAGAATCTCTTATTCACGCAGTAATAAGACAGAACATGGGTATTTCATTCCACATGTTTGGAAGAGACCATGCAGCACTTGGTGAGTACTATGATATTTATGCAACTCAGATACTCTGGTCGAAGGGAATTCCAAGCTTTGGTTTTGATGCTCCACCATACGAGGTTGACGGTGGATTCTATATAAGACCACAGAACATTGCTGAGTTCTGGTATTGTCCAAAATGTAAAGAGTTTGCATACTCTGAAAACTGTACTCATAAGGGTATCTACTCAAGATACTCTGGAAGCTTTATTAGAGGACTTATTAATGAAGGCGTAATGCCGCCACCTGAAATATACAGACCTGAAGTTTACAAGGTTGTGGTAAAGTGGTGGCAGAAATTTGGATATCCATTTAACAATGAGAAGTATCTCAAAGAGAGAGAGGAGAGATTAGAGGTAGATCTCTCTCATATGGAACTTCCAGCTCACTTAAAAAAATAA
- a CDS encoding DUF6955 family protein, giving the protein MAKFFGVVIDEKRLAAIKGTPLEEKVEPIFGGALKRLVIEVPDDLGQKVIEQFSKARFDARGFIEETPAAFKRLVFKKIVEMKSLGPEVIEAAVAEIPSIKDDIEKEDRELPVPDIDISDVLELQKNPVQKPA; this is encoded by the coding sequence ATGGCTAAGTTTTTTGGAGTAGTAATTGATGAAAAGAGATTGGCAGCTATAAAGGGTACACCCCTTGAAGAAAAAGTTGAGCCAATTTTTGGTGGAGCATTAAAAAGACTCGTAATTGAAGTTCCTGATGACCTCGGGCAGAAGGTTATTGAGCAGTTCTCTAAGGCAAGATTTGATGCCAGAGGCTTCATTGAGGAGACACCAGCTGCATTTAAAAGACTTGTTTTTAAGAAAATTGTAGAGATGAAGTCTTTGGGACCAGAAGTCATAGAAGCTGCTGTTGCTGAGATTCCATCAATAAAAGATGATATTGAAAAGGAAGATAGAGAGCTTCCAGTTCCTGATATTGATATAAGTGATGTGCTGGAATTACAGAAAAATCCAGTACAAAAACCAGCATAA
- the aprB gene encoding adenylyl-sulfate reductase subunit beta has product MPSFVIQEKCDGCKAQDKTACQYICPNDLMTLDREKMKAYNQEPDQCWECYNCVKICPQQAIEIRGYADFFPLGASVIPMRGQDAIMWTIKFRNGAIKRFKFPIRLTPEGYWKAENIYEGLPEPDYSKIKGPGYFNYEARKE; this is encoded by the coding sequence ATGCCAAGTTTTGTAATTCAAGAAAAGTGTGACGGTTGCAAGGCACAGGACAAGACTGCATGTCAGTACATCTGTCCTAATGACCTTATGACACTGGACAGAGAAAAGATGAAGGCTTACAATCAGGAGCCAGATCAGTGCTGGGAGTGCTACAACTGTGTAAAAATCTGCCCTCAACAGGCAATTGAAATCAGAGGTTACGCAGATTTCTTCCCACTCGGAGCAAGCGTTATCCCAATGAGAGGTCAGGATGCCATTATGTGGACAATTAAGTTCAGAAATGGCGCAATTAAGAGATTCAAATTCCCAATAAGACTTACACCTGAGGGATACTGGAAGGCTGAAAACATTTATGAGGGATTACCTGAGCCTGACTACTCAAAGATTAAAGGTCCTGGCTACTTCAATTATGAAGCCAGAAAAGAGTAA
- the aprA gene encoding adenylyl-sulfate reductase subunit alpha — MEKETCTFSYCQKPETVVVETDLLIIGGGMAACGAAFEACRWATPKGIKVTMVDKAATDRSGAVAMGLSAINTYIGENKVEDYVRYVRADLMGIIREDLVYDLGRHVDNSVHMFEEWGLPIWKKSDDGWSLDGFQARDQGKPKLKDGGVPCRSGKWQIMINGESYKVIVAEAAKAALEYNRKALNIPQNHFERVFIVKLIKDAKEANRVAGAIGFSVRENKVYVFKAKAILNASGGAVNVFRPRSTREGQGRAWYPVWNSGSGYYLGMSVGAEMTMMENRFVPARFKDGYGPVGAWFLFFKAKATDALGNDYCSKETPEFKDALQKYGKWADALGTAIRNHLMMQAMRQGRGPILMNTHTAMQELAKQMDPKRLKHLEAEAWEDFLDMCISQAGLWAANNVEPDKVPSEIMPTEPYLLGSHAGCAGFWVSGPGDIPGTPAEWFWGYNRMSTVAGLFMAGDIVGASGHKFSSGSHAEGRIAAKAAIAFILDNASYTPELAANIDELVAEIYLPFEIYEKYKTYSTDPAVNPYYIRPNMYQARLQKIADEYFGGVSTWYMTSKTMIEEGLRKLQLLKEDAARLAAANLHELLRCWENYHRALSLEAHARHILFREESRYPGYYYRGDFDFVDDNNWRCFVNSVYDPATDTFTLKKVPYVQIIPD, encoded by the coding sequence ATGGAAAAAGAGACTTGCACATTTTCATACTGTCAGAAGCCAGAAACAGTAGTTGTTGAGACCGATTTACTCATAATCGGTGGTGGTATGGCTGCCTGTGGTGCTGCATTTGAGGCTTGCAGATGGGCAACACCAAAGGGAATTAAAGTAACAATGGTTGACAAGGCTGCAACAGACCGTTCTGGTGCAGTTGCCATGGGTCTCAGTGCTATCAACACCTACATTGGTGAGAATAAAGTTGAGGACTATGTAAGATATGTCCGTGCAGACCTCATGGGAATCATCAGAGAAGACCTTGTTTATGACCTTGGAAGACATGTAGACAATTCTGTTCACATGTTTGAGGAATGGGGTCTTCCAATTTGGAAAAAGAGCGATGATGGATGGTCACTTGATGGCTTTCAGGCAAGAGACCAGGGCAAACCAAAACTTAAAGATGGTGGAGTTCCATGCCGTTCTGGAAAATGGCAGATAATGATCAACGGTGAATCTTACAAAGTCATCGTTGCAGAGGCAGCAAAAGCAGCCCTTGAATACAATAGAAAAGCTCTCAACATTCCACAGAACCATTTTGAGAGAGTATTTATTGTTAAACTCATCAAAGATGCAAAAGAGGCAAACAGAGTAGCTGGTGCAATTGGCTTTAGTGTTAGAGAAAATAAAGTATATGTATTTAAAGCAAAGGCAATACTCAATGCATCTGGTGGTGCAGTTAATGTATTTAGACCAAGATCAACACGTGAAGGACAGGGTAGAGCCTGGTATCCTGTATGGAACTCTGGTTCTGGATACTATCTTGGCATGAGCGTTGGCGCTGAGATGACAATGATGGAAAACAGATTCGTTCCTGCAAGATTCAAAGATGGATACGGACCAGTTGGTGCCTGGTTCCTCTTCTTCAAAGCAAAAGCTACAGATGCCCTTGGTAATGATTACTGTTCAAAAGAAACTCCAGAGTTTAAAGATGCTCTCCAGAAATACGGAAAGTGGGCAGATGCTCTTGGAACAGCAATAAGAAACCATCTTATGATGCAGGCTATGAGGCAAGGTAGAGGTCCTATCCTCATGAATACACACACAGCCATGCAGGAACTTGCAAAACAGATGGATCCAAAGAGACTTAAACACCTTGAAGCAGAAGCATGGGAAGACTTCCTTGACATGTGTATCTCCCAGGCAGGACTCTGGGCAGCCAATAACGTTGAACCAGATAAAGTTCCATCTGAAATTATGCCAACAGAGCCTTATCTCCTCGGTTCACATGCAGGTTGCGCAGGCTTCTGGGTAAGCGGACCTGGAGATATACCAGGTACACCTGCTGAGTGGTTCTGGGGCTACAACAGAATGAGCACAGTAGCAGGTCTATTCATGGCTGGTGACATTGTCGGAGCTTCCGGACATAAATTCTCCTCTGGTTCACATGCTGAGGGTAGAATAGCTGCAAAAGCAGCCATTGCCTTTATACTTGACAATGCCAGCTATACACCTGAATTAGCAGCAAATATAGATGAACTTGTTGCTGAGATTTATCTGCCATTTGAAATTTATGAAAAATACAAGACATATTCTACAGACCCAGCAGTCAATCCATACTACATCAGACCAAATATGTATCAGGCAAGACTTCAGAAGATTGCTGACGAATACTTCGGCGGAGTCAGCACCTGGTACATGACCTCAAAGACAATGATTGAGGAAGGTCTTAGAAAACTTCAACTTCTTAAGGAAGACGCTGCAAGACTTGCAGCAGCCAATCTCCATGAGCTTCTCCGTTGCTGGGAGAACTATCACAGAGCACTCTCCCTTGAGGCTCATGCAAGACATATCCTCTTCAGAGAGGAATCCAGATATCCTGGTTACTACTACAGAGGCGACTTTGACTTTGTTGATGATAATAACTGGCGTTGTTTTGTCAATTCAGTATATGATCCAGCTACTGACACATTTACACTTAAGAAAGTTCCATACGTCCAGATCATTCCTGATTAA